One part of the Kwoniella dendrophila CBS 6074 chromosome 5, complete sequence genome encodes these proteins:
- a CDS encoding lipoyl synthase, mitochondrial yields MLRITASSSSSASRIIAGPSVRRGLATAVSTPPSSSTENTAAPVRRKRFEKLDDGLTFDDFVSGEELPPSGDRVVLGNTSQPRLPSFLKHPIPTGASYSSIKKELRGLNLHTVCEEAKCPNIGECWGGGKGNATATIMLMGDQCTRGCRFCSVKTSRAPPPLDVHEPENTAEAISRWGLGYIVLTSVDRDDLVDGGAAHIASTISKIKQKAPKILVEALTPDFANKGVNTIHTVASSGLDVFAHNVETVERCTPFVRDRRAGFQQSLKVLEQAKIGAKNAGKEILTKTSIMLGVGEREDEIHETLKRLRQSDVDVVTFGQYMRPTKKHMKVDRYVQPEEFAKWKEVAEGMGFLYVASGPLVRSSYKAGEFFIENVLKKRRTAAAGQAAAELSTQPAESSSSSSVSNA; encoded by the exons ATGCTTAGAATAAcagcttcatcctcttcttcagcaagtCGGATCATCGCTGGGCCATCTGTTCGACGCGGTCTTGCCACTGCCGtatctacaccaccttcatcatcaacagagAATACTGCCGCTCCTGTACGACGTAAACGATTCGAGAAACTTGACGATGGTCTTACATTCGATGATTTTGTATCTGGAGAAGAGTTACCTCCCTCTGGTGACAGAGTAGTTTTGGGTAATACATCACA ACCTCGTTTGCCATCCTTTTTGAAACACCCTATACCTACTGGAGCTTCATATAGTAGTATTAAGAAAGAATTACGAGGGTTGAATCTGCACACTGTCTGTGAAGAGGCAAAATGCCCTAATATAGGTGAATGTTGGGGAGGTGGAAAAGGGAATGCCACTGCAACTATTATG CTTATGGGTGATCAATGCACTCGAGGTTGCCGATTCTGTTCAGTCAAGACATCTAGAGCACCACCCCCGCTAGATGTCCatgaacctgaaaatacCGCCGAAGCTATAAGTAGATGGGGTTTAGGATATATCGTATTGACAAGTGTAGACAGAGATG ACCTCGTAGATGGTGGAGCAGCACACATAGCATCAACCATttcaaaaatcaaacaaaaagcGCCAAAAATTTTAGTAGAAGCTCTGACACCTGATTTCGCAAATAAAGGAGTGAATACGATACATACAGTCGCATCTTCTGGATTAGATGTGTTCGCACACAACGTAGAAACTGTCGAGAGATGTACACCATTCGTAAGAGATAGAAGAGCAGGTTTCCAACAATCCTTGAAGGTGTtagaacaagctaaaattgGTGCTAAGAATGCCGGTAAAGAAATTTTGACGAAGACTAGTATAATGTTAGGTGTTGGTGAAAGAGAGGACGAAATCCATGAGACGCTCAAGA GATTGAGACAATCAGACGTAGATGTGGTAACCTTTGGTCAGTATATGAGACCTACGAAGAAACACATGAAAGTCGACAGATATGTACAGCCAGAAGAGTTCGCCAAATGGAAGGAAGTCGCTGAGGGTATGGGCTTCTTGTATGTTGCAAGTGGACCTTTGGTCAGATCGAGTTACAAG GCAGGAGAGTTCTTCATTGAAAATGTACTCAAGAAGAGGAGAACGGCAGCTGCTGGACAAGCCGCCGCAGAGCTTTCCACACAACCAGCTgaatcctcatcttcttcttctgtatcaAACGCATaa